The Chryseobacterium oranimense genome contains the following window.
GAGGAGAAAACAAAATCTTCCTGAAGGATTCTTATGACTGTAATCCAGTGCAGATTACCGTTACTGTTCCAAACCTGATTAACGCCATCACTCCAAACGGAGATAAGGTAAATGACGAGATCGACTATTCGGCTCTGGCTTATAAGAAAAATCTAGTATTTATTGTTTATGACAGATACGGAAACAAGCTTTACGAAGCTAATAAAATGAGAGATTACAAATGGGACGGAACTGCTTCCGGCAAGAAGATCCCTACCGGAACTTACTGGTACACCATCTCATGGAACGAAAACGACAAAAACAATACTGAAACTAAATATTCAGGATGGATACTCGTAAAAAATAAAGAATAAGCTATTCTTCACTATTATAACAAAAGGCTGTCGTAACTGACAGCCTTTTTTATATCTAGCAGCTCCATTCATCAATTGTACATAAAAAAATTATTAATCATTTTCATCTTATGAATATTACTTATTGAAAATTTTCTATTTTTGAACCCCCACTTTTTACTAACATCCGATTGCGTTCTGCCCATTATAAATTAAGACACGATTGCTGATAACTTGTTAGTTACTATTTTTTAATTATTTTTTTTAAATAAACTATCTTTGCATCATGGCGCAGAAAGAAACATTATCATCCCTTACGCACGGAAACTTTGCAAGAGAATTGTCTATTGCGGATGGAAAAATGCCTCCCAATGCTGTAGATTTTGAAAGACTGGTGATCGGAACTTTTTTAATAGACAAAAAAGGGCTTGACCACTCTATTGACCTTCTTACTCCTGAAGTATTTTATGACCCAAGACATCAGGTTATTTTTTCTACCATCTTAAAGCTTTATGAAGGTAACCATCCTGTGGATCTGATGACGATTATCCAGGAATTAAAAAAAGAAGATAAACTCAGCCAGGCAGGTGGTGACCATTACATCATCGACCTTACCATGGGAGTAAGTTCATCAGCCCATATTGAATATCACGTACGTGTTATTCTTGAAAAATATATTTTAAGAAGCCTTATTAACGTTTCTGCCAATGTGATCGATTCATCCTATAAAGAATCTACTGATGTATTCGAGCTTTTGGATAAGGCCGAACAATCTTTCTTTGAAATTACCAACGGTACAATTAAAAAAGGATTCGATACTGCCAATTCATTAGTAAAACAGGCTATCGACACCATTAAATCCCTTAAAGACAAAGAAGGACTGTCCGGAGTTCCTTCAGGATTCAGAGATATTGATAAAGAAACAGGAGGCTGGCAAAATTCCGACCTCATCATTATTGCAGCCCGTCCGGCAATGGGTAAAACCGCATTCCTTCTGTCAATGGCCAGAAATATAGCTGTAGGCCACAAAATACCGATGGTGCTTTTCTCCCTGGAGATGGCATCCGTACAGCTTATCACCAGGATGATTGCTTCGGAAACGAAAATCTCTTCTGAAAAGCTGCGAAAAGGAACGCTTGATGATGAAGAATGGCAAAGACTGTTCTCCAATGTTTCCGAACTTGAGAACGCTCCGCTTTTTATTGACGAAACCCCTTCCCTTTCTATATTCGACTTCCGTGCAAAATGCCGAAGACTGGTAATGCAGCATGGCGTAAAGCTGATCATGGTGGATTACCTTCAGTTGATGACTGCAGGAGGCGGAGGAAAAGGAGTAGGAAACCGTGAACAGGAAATCTCCATGATCTCCCGTTCATTAAAGGCTATTGCTAAAGAACTTAATGTCCCTGTTATTGCACTTTCCCAGCTGTCGAGAAGTGTGGAAGCCCGTCCCGGTAAAAGACCTCAGCTTTCTGACCTGAGGGAATCCGGAGCTATTGAGCAGGATGCAGATATCGTATCATTTATTTTCAGACCTGAATATTATAAAATTGCCGTTTGGGATAATGACGAAGAAGGCCAGGAAACCTCAACAGAAAACCAGGCTGAATTAATTATCGCAAAGCACAGAAATGGCGCAACAGCAGATGTAAGATTATCATTCCTGAAACACTTTGCCAAATTCGGGGATATTGAAGCTGCCCTCAATGGAGGTATGGGAGGCTATCCATCCAATTTCGGATCTGGTGAACCGAGTGGTTTTGATAAGATTAAAACAACTATTCAGCCCGGCGCTGCATTTGATCTGCCGGACAGCTCAAAACTTTCCGGATCATCTATGAACGATTTTGATGACGATGATGATTTTCCTTTCTAGCGTCAGCCTATTTTAAATAACAGCTTAGTATTTTATATAATACCTTAAACTTTTGAGAATAGAAATATACACCGACGGTGCATGCAGTGGAAATCCCGGAAAAGGAGGCTATGGCATCCTCATGCGCGTACCTGAAAAGAATTATCAGAAAACATTCTCGAAAGGATTCAGAAAAACAACCAACAACAGGATGGAGCTGCTCGCTGTCATTACTGCTATGGAAAAACTAAAATCTTCGGAGAACGACATTCACATTTACACAGACAGTAAATATGTAGCAGATGCCGTGAATCAAAACTGGATTGCCGGATGGATTAAAAGAGGCTGGAAAAATGTAAAAAATCCTGACCTCTGGAAAAGATTCATTGAAATGTATAATAAGCACAAACCCCAGATGCACTGGGTAAAAGGTCATGCAGGCCATTTTGAAAATGAGCTATGTGATAAACTGGCCGTAGCGGCTGCAAGTTCACCTGATCTGGAAATTGATACTTACTTTGAAGGACTTGAAAGTAATTCTCTTTTTTAATAAAGATAAATTTATATCAATATTGTTCATTATTTTATCAATGTTCTTATCATTTGTTAATAATTCATTATCATTTTCGGTAAAATTAACATTAAATAAACATTAATTACCCGGGATTTAATATATTTACAGTGTCTAATTAAAGTAATCCCACGTCAATGAATAAATTTTTACTGTCGTATATTTCCCTCTTTCTGCTTTTCTTGTCAGGAGGAGTATTTTCCCAAACCTATCAGTTAACCGGAAACCCTGTAAGTACTACCGGATGGACAATGGTTGCACCCACCCAGGTGATGGGTGATTTTGTCCAGCTCACCCCAGATACCAATAACCAGTCAGGATCAATCCGGCTTAATGACCAGATCAACTTAAAATACTGTGATAAATGGAGAGTTGAATTCGATTTCAGGATGGATTCCAACCAAACGTCCAATGGAGATGGAATTGCCTTCTGGTATTTAGCCAATCCACCTGTTGCCAGTGTATTAGGCTCCGGTCTTGGCGTCTCTCAAAATGCAGTAGGTTTTATTGTAGGGTTTGACACCTATAATAATACAACAACAGCCACAATGAGCAAGATACATGTTGCTTATGGACAGGTGGCTAATACGACAGACAGCAATAATGTAGAATTTTTTAACGTTCCCGGAAGTTCTTTTCACTCACCGGACCTGAATACAACACAGCCTTTTCAAGGGACAACATACAAACACGTTGAAGTAACAGCACAGGTAGATCCTGCGATACCCACCAACTGGATTGTTAAAATAACTCTAGACGGAAACACTATCTGCAACCAATCGTTCGCACCTTCTGGCACAGCTGCCGCAATGACCATTGGATATTTTGGGTTTTCCGCTTCTACAGGAGGTGCAAGATCAAGACATTCTATTAAAAATGTAAAAATCTACACAGACAAAGTTCCTATTCTGCAAAATACAGCAACACAATCCTTCTGTCCTAATCCTGCCACAGGGTTCGGGTCTGTAAATTTAACGACCTTCAATTCTCAGTTCGTAAATACCCCTTCAAACTATACATTCACTTACCTTCAGGGTTCAACACCTATCACCAATCCTACGAACTTTCAATTTAATACAAATACTACCGTTACTGTAATTGTAAAAGATAATGCAGGAATATTATGTGATAATCCGGATGGAAAAATACTATTGGTCCTTGCCCCTCTTACCCTCACCGACAAAACTTTAACGGCATGTAACAATAATAAAGCAGGAACAGGAGTATTTAACCTTAACAACGCTGCCGTAACGGATGTAGTAGGAGCAACCAGAAAATATTACAAAACACTGAATGATCTGAATGCCAACACTAACGAAATTGCAAATCCCGGCACATACACTTCTGCACCTGGAGACGTCTATGTAAAAGTTACAACACCACAGGGATGTACCAGTACTGCAAAAATTACATTAACATTTTTCCCTGAAACCCCGGTAAAAGAAGCTACATTACAATCATGCTTCTTACAGAATAATATCACGAGCGCCGTATTCGATCTTACCACTGCCAATGTAACCACCTTAACCAGCGGTTTTACAAAGAAATATTATACAAGTGCAGCAGATGCTTTAAGCGGAACCAATGAAATTGTCAATCCTTCTCAATATATGTCTGTAAGCACCGCAGTGTATATAAAGGTAACAGACTCCAATGGGTGTTTTGGTATAGCAAAAGTGAATCTTATAGTACTGCCACCGGTAACATCATCTGTTTTAAAGGATAAAATAATCTGCGTGGACGGAAGAACAGATCTGGATGCAGGCCCCGGCTTTGATGGCTATGAATGGAGCACAGGAGCAACTACCCCTTCCATTCAGGGTGTAGGGGTAGGATTATATTGGGTAAAACTGAAAACAGGAAATTGTATTGCACTCCAGCTGGTAAAAGTTATTGCCTCTGCAAATCCCGTTATTACAAGCATCGATATAAACAATACAACAGTAACCGTGAATGTTTCAGGAGGCACTCCACCTTATAAATACTCCTTAAACGGAATCGACTGGCAGGATTCAAATACATTTACAGGGCTACACAGAGGAGAAGCAAGAGTTTTCGTTAAAGACTTTTATAACTGTTCGCCCGTTGAAGTTCAGATTACCGTACCTAATCTGATTAATGCCATCACACCAAACGGCGACAATGTGAATGACTTCATTGACTATTCTGCACTGGCATACAAGAAGAATCTTGTTTTCATAGTATATGACAGATATGGCAATAAACTTTATGAAGCTAATAAACTGAGAGACTTTAAATGGGATGGAACTGCATCCGGCAAAAAAGTCCTTACAGGAACTTACTGGTACTCTATTTCATGGAATGAAAATGATAAAAACAGTACTCCTACAAAATATTCAGGCTGGGTATTGGTAAAAAACAGAGAATAATGGACTTATCATACAAAAATCACTTCTTCACAGGAGTGATTTTTTTAATAGGATTAGCCTTCCGGAATACAGACTTATCATATCTTAACTTAACAAATAAAATACATTTTATTTTTAATCATTTCCTATGAATTTTAAAAATTACTTATAAAATTGACAATTTTTATTAATCATTTGACAATTATACATTATACCTGAGAGAATAAAATAAATATATTTACAGGAATAACCTCAAAAACTAATCGCTTCATATGAAAAGAAAACTACTCCTTTATTATTTAACTATTTTTCTATGCTTTTCAGGACAGCTGTTTTCCCAAACTTATCAGCTTGCAGGAAACCCGGTGAACACTACGGGCTGGGATCTTGTTTCCAATGCAGCCGTAGATACTGACTTTGTGAGGCTTACCACAGATAATGGAAATCTGTATGGCGCTATAAAGCTGGCCACTCCTATCACTTTAAGCTACTGCGACAAATGGAAGGTAGAATTTGATTTTAGAATTGATGGAAACGGAACAGCACAGTTCGGTAGAGGAGACGGATTTACATTCTGGTACCTTGCCAATCCTCCAACAGGATTTGTATCCGGCGGCGGGCTTGGAATTCCAGGAAACGCATCCGGACTGATGGTAGGATTTGATATTTTCAACAATACCACGGAAGGGCAGATGAGTAAAATACATTTACTCTACGGAACCAATAATACTGCCGGAAACAATATTGAATACAATACCACTCCGGGCAGTACATTTCACTCCCCTGACCTTATTGCCACTCAGCCGTTTGTAGGTCCTACATTCAAGCATGTAGAGGTAAACGGGGAAACAGATCTCACCAATCCTACCAACTGGATCATAAAAATAAAACTTGACGGAGTTCTTATTGTTGACCAATCCTTTGCCCCTTCAGGCGGAGCAATAGGAATGAGTCAGGGATATTTCGGATTCTCTGCAGCTACAGGAGGTGCCAGCGCAAGACATTCTATCAAAAATGTAAAAGTTTATGTAGATAAAGTTCCGATTCTTAACGCTACTGTAACTCCGTTTGTATGTACCAATCCGGCAACAGGAACAGGAACTGTAGATTTAACATCCTTCAATGCACAGTTTGTTAACAACCCCGCCAATTACCTGTTTACCTATTATATTTTGGGAAGTTCAACGCCCATTGCCAATCCGGCAAACTTTGCCTATTCCGGAAATACGACTATCAAAGTTGTCATTAAAGATCCAACTTCCACACTCTGTGACAATGGAGACGGAGTTATACAGCTGAATCCAACCCCATTTGCAGCAACCGACGCCTCACTCACGGGCTGCAATAACAATAATGCAGGCACTGCAACATTCGATCTTACCACGGCGGCATTAACAACAGTACCAGGTTGCACCATGGAATTTTATAATACAATGGCAGAACTGAATGCAGGAATCAACCAGATTCCCAACCCTACAGCCTATGCTTCAGGAGCTGCTATATTATTTGCAAAAGTAACCACACCTCAAGGCTGTGTAAGTGTAGCAAAAGTTACCTTAAACCTTAACCCGGTTGTAACAGTAACTGATGCAACCTTACGATCATGTTTCCTTGAAACCAATCCTTCACTGGGAACATTCAACCTAAGCAATGCTACAGTAACGACTCTGACAGGAGCTACTAAAAAATACTACCCTTCTTTAACAGATGCAGTAAACGGAACGAATGAAATTTTAAGCTTCCTGGCTTACACGGCGCCATCAGGAGTGATTTATGTAAAAGTATTTAATGCACAGGGATGTTATTCAATTGCAAAAGTAACATTAACTGTACTTTCTCCGGTGTATTCAAGTGTACTTCAGGACAAGATTATCTGTATTGAAGATAAAACCACTCTGGATGCAGGACCTGGATTTAATGGCTATGAATGGAGCACAGGAGCCACTACTCAATCTATTACCAACGTAGGTGTAGGGACCTATTGGGTAAAATTAAAGACCGGAGACTGTATTACATTACAGACTGTAAAAGTATATGCTTCTGAGCAGCCTGTTGTAACCAACATTGATATTTCAGGCAGCACAGTGACTGTTTTCGTGAATGGAGGAACACCGCCTTACCAGTATTCAATGGACAACATCCAATGGCAGAATTCCAATATATTTAACAGTGTACCGAGAGGTGAAACTAAAATATATGTAAAGGACAGCTACGATTGTGAGCCTATTCAGATTAATATTACCGTTCCTAATCTTATCAACGTGATTACTCCAAACGGTGACGGAATAAATGATGCCATTGATTATTCGGCACTTTCCAACAAAAAGAATCTGGAAATCGGAATCTTCGACCGGTACGGCTACAAACTTTTCCAGGCCGATAAATCCAACAGATATGTATGGGACGGCACTACCAACGGAAGCAAAAAAGTTCCTACAGGAAATTACTGGTACTCTATCACATGGAACGAAAACAACAGCAAGAGTACGCCTATTAAATTCTCTGGCTGGATCATGGTAAAGAACAGAGAATAAATTAAAATTGATTATTTTTTTAAATACCCGGGATCACTTCATATTTGAAGTGATCTTTTTTGTTTTTCCTACAAGGAGATATTTCATGATAAACCCACTTTATTCATATTCAATTCTTAAATTTGTCCTATGAATTATTTGGAAGCTTTAAGCAGAAGATATTCTGTGAAAAAATTTAATCATGAGATTATTCCTCAGGACACCCTTCACAATATTCTTGAGTCGGGGAAGCTTTCCGCAAGCTCACTTGGACTTCAGCCCTATAAAATACTGGTGGTGGAGAGCGAGGCAATGAAGCAGAAATTAATTCCGGCTTTCTATAATCCGTCGCAGATTTCTACCTGCTCCCATCTTATTGTTATCATTTCAAAGAAAACAATTGAGGAAAATTATATTCATGGCTATTTTAACCACATTTCCGAAGTAAGGGAAACTCCTGTTGAAAAGCTGGATCTGTTCAGAAAAAGCATTAACCAGCATATTACCCAAAAAACACAGGAGGAGATTTTCAACTGGGCCGAGAAGCAATCCTATATAGTACTGGCCAATCTGATGTACGCCGCCGCTATTGAAAATATAGATTCATGTCCTATGGAAGGCTTCCGCCAGGATCTGATGGAAGAGATTCTCAACATCAATCCGGATACAGAAAAAGTGACTGTAACCCTGGCTTTAGGCTACCGTTCCGAGGAAGACCATTTCCAGCACATGAAAAAAGTAAGAAAACCAAACGAAAAATTGTTTAAATTTATTTAATATTTAAATGATCGTACCTAAAGCAAGTATATGATAAAAGCGGATGTATTAGTAATTGGTTCCGGCATCTCGGGACTTTCCTATGCCATTAAAGTTTCTGAACAGCTCCCTGATGCCAAAATCATCATCGTAACAAAATCTGATGAAGACGAAAGCAATACCAAATATGCACAGGGCGGGCTGGCCGTAGTCACCGATTTTAAAAATGATAATTTCGAAAAACATATTGAAGATACCATGCGCGCCGGAGACGGGGAAAATAAACGTGATGTGGTAGAAATGGTGGTAAGGGAAGCTCCTACAAGATTTAATGAAATTGTAGAATGGGGCGCCAATTTCGATATGAAAAACGGAGAATTTGCTTTGGGAAGAGAAGGTGGGCATACCGAAAACAGGATCGTTCATCATAAAGATATTACCGGGTTCGAGATTGAAAGAGCCCTTCTGGCAACAGCCAACAGCAGTCCTAATATTGAGATCCTTGACCACCATTACGTTATCGATATTATCACCCAGCATCATGTTCCGGGAAAAGAAGTAAGTGAAGGTGAAATTAATTGTTATGGAGCCTATATTTTAGATGAAAAATCAAAAATCATCAAAAAAATAACTTCCAAAATCACTTTGGTAGCCACAGGCGGCGCAGGACATGTTTACAAAAACACTACAAACCCTACCATTGCTACCGGGGACGGGATTGCTTTCGTAGCCCGTGCAAAAGGTAAGGTTTCCAATATGCAATATTACCAGTTCCATCCGACAGCTTTATACAGTAAACTGGATGGAATGTTGTTTTTAATTTCGGAAGCCGTTCGTGGAGACGGAGCCAAATTAAGAACCAAAAGAGGTGAAAAGTTCATGCACAAATATGATGAGCGCGAAGAATTAGCCTCAAGAGACATTGTTGCAAGAGCCATCGATGCCGAAATGAAAATTACCGGAGACGAATTTGTCGGTTTAGACTGTAAGCAAATGAATCATGAAAAATTCTTAGAACATTTCCCCAATATTTATAAAAAATGTAAAGATGAAGGAATTGATCCTTTCACCCAGCTTATCCCTGTAGTACCTGCATGTCATTATCTGATGGGCGGTATTGAAGTAGACAGGGACGGACAGTCTTCTATAAGAAATCTTTTTGCTGTTGGGGAATGTACCAATTCCGGACTGCATGGCGCGAACAGACTGGCTTCCAACTCTTTACTTGAAGGCTTGGTTTTCGGGCATAATGCAGCTATAAAAACAGTTGACCTTCTCAATGAAAATAATTTTAATTTCGATGATTTAAAGGCTGTTCCTGAATGGAATGAAGAAGGAATGAAGATCATGGATGAAATGGTGATCGTAAGTTACCTCAGAAAGCAGCTTCAGGAAATGATGAGTGATTTAGTAGGTATTGTACGCAGCAACAAACGTCTGAATATGGCATTGCAGAAACATCAGGAAATTGCAGCTGCCGTGGATGAGATCTACCACTACTCCATTCTTTCACCACAACTATCTGAATTAAGAAACCTTACGACAGTTGCCCACCTCATCATTACCCAGTCTATGGAAATGACGGAAAATAAAGGAGCATTTTATAATAAAGACCTAGCGTAAAGATTGATTTCAATTGCTTTAATGAAATTATCAGATCTAAATATTATTACAGTAATAAATATACTGTTCTATTCAGGAAAAGTAATCATTGCTACTCTTGCAATCAGCGCTGTATTTATTATTTCAGCGCTAAAAAGCCATTTAAGCGGACCTTTGGAAATAACCTTACTCATTACTTCAGTCGTTTTATCAATTATAGCTGGCTATTATGGTAGTATTTTGCTAAAAAACTATTTTGTTTCAAAATCAAAATATCCTTCCATTTTAAATATAGCATGCAATGTTTTGGGAATTTCAAAAAGCAAAATCTCTTCTAAACCAATTAGTTTAGATTTAGGTCAGTTTATTAAAGACAATAGTCTATCATTAACATATTATTATATAAACAACCCAGCTTATCCTATATTAAGCTTTAATAAAAATAAAATTCGTTATTTTACCCAAGAATATGATTGGGAAAATTTTAAATGGGATTTCTATACAAGGAATGATGGAAGAAACACTATAGAAGTTCTGGAATTCCGAGGTTTTAACCAAAACAACAGATCCATAAAAGATCGGATTGAATTTGAAAAAATAGATGCAAAGGATCATGAAATCCTTATTCTATTTGTTGTTCATGACTTATTATTTGGGAAAGGTTTATCCCGGTATTATTAAAAAATAAACAAATGAAAAGACCAGCATACGCTACAGATAAAGTATTAAAAACATTCATCAAAAATGCCCTCGAAGAAGACATTCAGGATGGCGACCACTCTACCCTTTCCACAATCCCAAAGGATTTGAAGCAGAGTGCCAAACTTCTGGTAAAGCAGGACTGTATTTTAGCAGGTGTTGAACTGGCGGAGATTATTTTTAAAACTTTTGATAAGGATTTAAAAGTGGAAACTTTTATAAAAGACGGACAGGCTGCTAAAATAGGGGATATTGCATTCATTGTAACAGGAAGTGCAAGATCAATTCTATCAACAGAAAGACTTGTCCTGAACTGTATGCAGAGAATGAGCGGAATCGCAACCCTTACCCATGACTGGGACTCCAGGCTGGTAGGAACCAAAACAAAGCTTTTAGACACCAGGAAAACAACTCCAAATTTCAGAGTATGTGAAAAATGGGCCGTTGCCATAGGCGGTGGAACCAACCACAGATATGGTCTGTATGACATGATTATGCTGAAAGA
Protein-coding sequences here:
- the dnaB gene encoding replicative DNA helicase; this encodes MAQKETLSSLTHGNFARELSIADGKMPPNAVDFERLVIGTFLIDKKGLDHSIDLLTPEVFYDPRHQVIFSTILKLYEGNHPVDLMTIIQELKKEDKLSQAGGDHYIIDLTMGVSSSAHIEYHVRVILEKYILRSLINVSANVIDSSYKESTDVFELLDKAEQSFFEITNGTIKKGFDTANSLVKQAIDTIKSLKDKEGLSGVPSGFRDIDKETGGWQNSDLIIIAARPAMGKTAFLLSMARNIAVGHKIPMVLFSLEMASVQLITRMIASETKISSEKLRKGTLDDEEWQRLFSNVSELENAPLFIDETPSLSIFDFRAKCRRLVMQHGVKLIMVDYLQLMTAGGGGKGVGNREQEISMISRSLKAIAKELNVPVIALSQLSRSVEARPGKRPQLSDLRESGAIEQDADIVSFIFRPEYYKIAVWDNDEEGQETSTENQAELIIAKHRNGATADVRLSFLKHFAKFGDIEAALNGGMGGYPSNFGSGEPSGFDKIKTTIQPGAAFDLPDSSKLSGSSMNDFDDDDDFPF
- the rnhA gene encoding ribonuclease HI, whose product is MRIEIYTDGACSGNPGKGGYGILMRVPEKNYQKTFSKGFRKTTNNRMELLAVITAMEKLKSSENDIHIYTDSKYVADAVNQNWIAGWIKRGWKNVKNPDLWKRFIEMYNKHKPQMHWVKGHAGHFENELCDKLAVAAASSPDLEIDTYFEGLESNSLF
- a CDS encoding lectin-like domain-containing protein, translated to MNKFLLSYISLFLLFLSGGVFSQTYQLTGNPVSTTGWTMVAPTQVMGDFVQLTPDTNNQSGSIRLNDQINLKYCDKWRVEFDFRMDSNQTSNGDGIAFWYLANPPVASVLGSGLGVSQNAVGFIVGFDTYNNTTTATMSKIHVAYGQVANTTDSNNVEFFNVPGSSFHSPDLNTTQPFQGTTYKHVEVTAQVDPAIPTNWIVKITLDGNTICNQSFAPSGTAAAMTIGYFGFSASTGGARSRHSIKNVKIYTDKVPILQNTATQSFCPNPATGFGSVNLTTFNSQFVNTPSNYTFTYLQGSTPITNPTNFQFNTNTTVTVIVKDNAGILCDNPDGKILLVLAPLTLTDKTLTACNNNKAGTGVFNLNNAAVTDVVGATRKYYKTLNDLNANTNEIANPGTYTSAPGDVYVKVTTPQGCTSTAKITLTFFPETPVKEATLQSCFLQNNITSAVFDLTTANVTTLTSGFTKKYYTSAADALSGTNEIVNPSQYMSVSTAVYIKVTDSNGCFGIAKVNLIVLPPVTSSVLKDKIICVDGRTDLDAGPGFDGYEWSTGATTPSIQGVGVGLYWVKLKTGNCIALQLVKVIASANPVITSIDINNTTVTVNVSGGTPPYKYSLNGIDWQDSNTFTGLHRGEARVFVKDFYNCSPVEVQITVPNLINAITPNGDNVNDFIDYSALAYKKNLVFIVYDRYGNKLYEANKLRDFKWDGTASGKKVLTGTYWYSISWNENDKNSTPTKYSGWVLVKNRE
- a CDS encoding T9SS type B sorting domain-containing protein, which translates into the protein MKRKLLLYYLTIFLCFSGQLFSQTYQLAGNPVNTTGWDLVSNAAVDTDFVRLTTDNGNLYGAIKLATPITLSYCDKWKVEFDFRIDGNGTAQFGRGDGFTFWYLANPPTGFVSGGGLGIPGNASGLMVGFDIFNNTTEGQMSKIHLLYGTNNTAGNNIEYNTTPGSTFHSPDLIATQPFVGPTFKHVEVNGETDLTNPTNWIIKIKLDGVLIVDQSFAPSGGAIGMSQGYFGFSAATGGASARHSIKNVKVYVDKVPILNATVTPFVCTNPATGTGTVDLTSFNAQFVNNPANYLFTYYILGSSTPIANPANFAYSGNTTIKVVIKDPTSTLCDNGDGVIQLNPTPFAATDASLTGCNNNNAGTATFDLTTAALTTVPGCTMEFYNTMAELNAGINQIPNPTAYASGAAILFAKVTTPQGCVSVAKVTLNLNPVVTVTDATLRSCFLETNPSLGTFNLSNATVTTLTGATKKYYPSLTDAVNGTNEILSFLAYTAPSGVIYVKVFNAQGCYSIAKVTLTVLSPVYSSVLQDKIICIEDKTTLDAGPGFNGYEWSTGATTQSITNVGVGTYWVKLKTGDCITLQTVKVYASEQPVVTNIDISGSTVTVFVNGGTPPYQYSMDNIQWQNSNIFNSVPRGETKIYVKDSYDCEPIQINITVPNLINVITPNGDGINDAIDYSALSNKKNLEIGIFDRYGYKLFQADKSNRYVWDGTTNGSKKVPTGNYWYSITWNENNSKSTPIKFSGWIMVKNRE
- a CDS encoding NAD(P)H-dependent oxidoreductase produces the protein MNYLEALSRRYSVKKFNHEIIPQDTLHNILESGKLSASSLGLQPYKILVVESEAMKQKLIPAFYNPSQISTCSHLIVIISKKTIEENYIHGYFNHISEVRETPVEKLDLFRKSINQHITQKTQEEIFNWAEKQSYIVLANLMYAAAIENIDSCPMEGFRQDLMEEILNINPDTEKVTVTLALGYRSEEDHFQHMKKVRKPNEKLFKFI
- the nadB gene encoding L-aspartate oxidase; this encodes MIKADVLVIGSGISGLSYAIKVSEQLPDAKIIIVTKSDEDESNTKYAQGGLAVVTDFKNDNFEKHIEDTMRAGDGENKRDVVEMVVREAPTRFNEIVEWGANFDMKNGEFALGREGGHTENRIVHHKDITGFEIERALLATANSSPNIEILDHHYVIDIITQHHVPGKEVSEGEINCYGAYILDEKSKIIKKITSKITLVATGGAGHVYKNTTNPTIATGDGIAFVARAKGKVSNMQYYQFHPTALYSKLDGMLFLISEAVRGDGAKLRTKRGEKFMHKYDEREELASRDIVARAIDAEMKITGDEFVGLDCKQMNHEKFLEHFPNIYKKCKDEGIDPFTQLIPVVPACHYLMGGIEVDRDGQSSIRNLFAVGECTNSGLHGANRLASNSLLEGLVFGHNAAIKTVDLLNENNFNFDDLKAVPEWNEEGMKIMDEMVIVSYLRKQLQEMMSDLVGIVRSNKRLNMALQKHQEIAAAVDEIYHYSILSPQLSELRNLTTVAHLIITQSMEMTENKGAFYNKDLA
- the nadC gene encoding carboxylating nicotinate-nucleotide diphosphorylase, coding for MKRPAYATDKVLKTFIKNALEEDIQDGDHSTLSTIPKDLKQSAKLLVKQDCILAGVELAEIIFKTFDKDLKVETFIKDGQAAKIGDIAFIVTGSARSILSTERLVLNCMQRMSGIATLTHDWDSRLVGTKTKLLDTRKTTPNFRVCEKWAVAIGGGTNHRYGLYDMIMLKDNHIDYNGSITNAVKMAKDYIKTNKKKLKIEVETRSLEEVKEAIKAKVDRIMLDNMNVAMMKQSVEMINGSCESEASGGITRDMLKEIASTGVTYISAGALTHSAENIDLSLKAVK